One part of the Huiozyma naganishii CBS 8797 chromosome 13, complete genome genome encodes these proteins:
- the VPS45 gene encoding Vps45p (similar to Saccharomyces cerevisiae VPS45 (YGL095C); ancestral locus Anc_6.174), with the protein MDLFAVGDYYVGRIVNSQVKSGASFGTVDHESLGGIMDGSAGSPRVKVLLLDKNTTPTLSVCATQTELLEHEIYLIDTVENAERDVMRQLKCLVYVKPTDETLACLVRELQSPKYGEYHLFFNNFVSKQQLETLAEADQLEVVVKVEELFQDYQIINEHLFSLDLPRASSDLVVDTLVDESYMKQCKDSLLSLCMSLKVKPEIIRYDQESAVCKSLGKGLLQDIEKNSRSLFDFPQDPSTPPVLLLLDRFDDPLTPLLQPWTYQSMIHEYIGIKRNIVNLSKVPNIEAELETVTLSSKQDVFFHDTRYLNFGDLGDKLKEYVSTYKTTAQGANSVDTMDDIKEFIEKYPELKKLSGNVSKHMTIVGELDRQLKDLHIWELSEVEQNLTVHGDNNEDYDSTLNLLRDARLSQYYKLKLACIYMLRYDDFHPQEQNSGEIGKINEIFNILKESLTTEDINYLHKFRKFFVQRKNKALRNGTDASANRSPEKDDLLTELARKFNTKMDLHRSRLGAKRNATSDNVYMQHVPKLSQLLSDLSKNKLSETKYKYLNKSTSTPTNAPTQDVIIFIAGGVTYEESRFVDQFNEAMGNGGMRVVLGSSSIVSTHDFLNSLR; encoded by the coding sequence ATGGACCTGTTTGCAGTCGGTGATTACTATGTGGGACGCATTGTCAACTCTCAGGTGAAATCTGGTGCCTCGTTTGGTACCGTGGACCATGAATCCCTGGGTGGGATTATGGACGGGTCCGCTGGTAGCCCAAGAGTCAAAGTACTGCTGCTGGATAAGAACACGACCCCTACGCTGTCGGTGTGTGCCACGCAGACAGAGTTGCTGGAGCATGAGATCTACTTGATTGATACTGTGGAAAACGCAGAAAGGGATGTAATGCGTCAATTGAAGTGTCTTGTCTACGTGAAGCCGACTGACGAAACGTTAGCTTGTCTCGTACGTGAGCTACAATCACCGAAATACGGGGAGTACCatctgttcttcaacaattttgttAGCAAACAGCAGCTGGAGACTCTAGCTGAGGCAGATCAATTGGAGGTTGTGGTGAAAGTGGAagaactgtttcaagatTACCAAATCATCAATGAACATTTGTTCTCTCTGGATCTGCCCAGAGCAAGCAGTGATTTGGTGGTGGATACTTTAGTTGATGAGTCATACATGAAACAGTGTAAGGATAGTCTGCTCTCCCTGTGTATGTCTCTTAAGGTGAAACCGGAGATTATAAGGTACGACCAGGAGAGCGCAGTCTGTAAGTCGCTCGGTAAGGGTCTTTTGCAGGACATTGAGAAAAACTCAAGATCTCTATTTGACTTCCCACAGGACCCTTCCACTCCACCCGTTCTGCTTCTTTTAGACAGGTTTGACGATCCCTTGACACCGCTGTTACAACCGTGGACCTACCAATCGATGATACACGAATACATAGGtatcaaaagaaacattGTTAACTTGTCAAAAGTGCCAAACATTGAAGCAGAGCTGGAAACTGTAACGCTATCCTCCAAACAAGACGTTTTCTTTCACGATACAAGGTATCTGAATTTTGGGGATTTGGGGGACAAATTGAAAGAGTACGTGTCGACTTATAAGACTACAGCCCAGGGTGCTAATTCGGTAGACACCATGGACGACATAAAGGAGTTTATTGAGAAGTATCCGGAGCTAAAGAAACTTTCTGGGAACGTGTCCAAACATATGACGATTGTGGGCGAATTAGATAGACAGTTGAAGGACTTACACATTTGGGAACTCAGCGAAGTGGAACAGAATTTGACTGTCCACGGGGACAACAACGAGGATTACGATTCCACTTTGAACTTACTCCGTGACGCCAGGTTGTCCCAGTACTATAAGTTAAAGTTGGCGTGCATATATATGCTGAGGTACGACGATTTTCACccacaagaacaaaataGTGGAGAGATTGGTAAAATCAACGAGATCTTCAATATATTAAAGGAATCGCTAACCACAGAAGACATCAACTACTTGCATAAATTTAGAAAGTTCTTTGTCCAACGGAAAAACAAGGCACTTCGTAACGGTACCGATGCCAGTGCGAATCGGTCACCAGAAAAGGACGACTTACTGACAGAACTGGCCAGGAAATTTAATACAAAGATGGATCTGCATAGAAGTAGGCTCGGAGCAAAGCGTAATGCTACCAGCGATAATGTGTACATGCAACATGTCCCCAAACTGTCCCAATTGTTGAGCGATCTCTCAAAAAATAAGCTATCCGAAACCAAATACAAATACTTGAATAAGAGTACATCCACTCCAACTAATGCACCTACACAGGATGTGATTATATTCATTGCTGGAGGTGTTACATACGAAGAATCAAGATTTGTGGACCAATTTAACGAAGCAATGGGTAACGGTGGGATGAGAGTGGTACTTGGAAGCTCATCCATAGTGTCAACTCACGATTTCTTAAATTCATTAAGGTAG
- the CTI6 gene encoding Cti6p (similar to Saccharomyces cerevisiae CTI6 (YPL181W); ancestral locus Anc_6.173): MDVDGVGKQGKTASEGGFAENADAAAAAAVGAVYAGSTDTAAVDNEEEDEVEDEDIVDADVEEEEEEEEEEEEEEGETRCVCGELDPPDDSGLFIQCEQCGCWQHGFCIGIVSEDTPDKYWCEICRPNLHHLYTTDLGETRSIYKPAQESRRQRKRLARMAHTEDSKPVADSKPASSSRKSVSAGTTQNTDGSDSKQVMAVSPGAQQVSLEQAPSDGDSVKRELEGADEDLQGGESPQQADTASNSATPYDEDQKRLQDRKRATFLAREEKQYQMMLEKAIQASRRASNPQDDKNEGERQSSNDDGMDEVQESKQQEESEYAQPTLEEPSESQGITETNDEETDIPQQLGNAPSQQETATPELSSEELLKKPRAPVRRAQRGGRRSRRTAPITGVNKATRGRKPRSSRNSPAVSETAGGGGINASDIDVNKPVKPRLPPTRTTLNEMRRRVAAILEFISRTQWELSQEQQTKEELVKFVDNEQFIKQVDSVYEKHHESLTLMDDLTRNLLLWEKKYSGVNTRGG, translated from the coding sequence ATGGATGTAGATGGTGTTGGGAAACAGGGCAAAACTGCCAGTGAGGGGGGCTTTGCTGAGAACGctgatgctgctgctgctgctgccgtAGGCGCTGTATATGCAGGTTCTACAGATACAGCAGCGGTAgacaacgaggaggaggatgaggTGGAGGATGAGGATATTGTGGATGCAGACgtggaagaagaagaggaggaggaggaggaagaagaagaagaggagggAGAAACTAGGTGTGTATGCGGGGAATTGGATCCACCAGATGATTCGGGGCTTTTCATCCAGTGTGAACAGTGTGGATGCTGGCAACACGGGTTCTGTATAGGGATCGTCAGTGAGGATACGCCAGATAAGTACTGGTGTGAAATTTGTAGGCCTAATTTGCATCATCTGTACACAACGGATTTGGGGGAGACACGATCCATTTACAAACCTGCACAGGAATCGAGAAGACAGAGGAAACGGCTTGCCAGAATGGCCCACACGGAAGATTCGAAACCAGTGGCAGATTCGAAACCGGCATCCAGTTCCCGgaaatctgtttctgcAGGTACAACACAGAACACCGATGGAAGCGATAGTAAACAAGTAATGGCCGTGTCTCCTGGGGCACAGCAGGTATCTTTGGAGCAAGCACCCAGTGACGGAGATTCCGTCAAGAGGGAACTTGAGGGTGCAGATGAGGATTTACAGGGGGGAGAATCACCACAACAGGCAGACACGGCAAGTAACTCCGCTACACCTTACGATGAGGACCAAAAAAGATTACAGGATAGAAAAAGGGCCACGTTCCTCGCCAGAGAGGAGAAACAGTACCAGATGATGTTGGAGAAGGCAATACAGGCAAGTAGACGGGCTTCGAACCCTCAAGACGACAAAAATGAGGGGGAACGACAGTCTAGCAACGATGATGGTATGGATGAGGTTCAGGAATCAAAGCAGCAAGAGGAGAGCGAATATGCGCAACCCACGCTGGAGGAACCAAGCGAATCACAAGGAATCACGGAAACCAACgacgaagaaacagataTCCCTCAACAATTGGGCAATGCACCCTCACAGCAGGAAACAGCAACTCCCGAACTTTCATCAGAggaacttttgaagaaacctCGTGCTCCAGTGAGAAGGGCCCAAAGAGGTGGCCGAAGAAGTAGGAGAACAGCTCCGATTACTGGGGTCAACAAAGCCACTAGGGGTCGGAAACCAAGGTCTAGTAGAAACAGCCCTGCCGTTTCAGAAACCGCTGGAGGTGGTGGCATAAACGCTTCAGACATTGATGTCAACAAACCTGTTAAACCAAGGTTACCCCCTACAAGAACGACGCTAAATGAAATGAGAAGACGTGTGGCGGCCATTCTTGAGTTCATTTCAAGGACACAATGGGAACTTAGCCAAGAGCAGCAGACGAAGGAAGAGCTCGTCAAATTTGTAGATAATGAACAATTCATCAAACAGGTCGATTCTGTTTACGAAAAGCATCACGAAAGCTTGACCCTAATGGACGATCTAACGAGGAATTTGTTGCTATGGGAGAAAAAGTATTCAGGTGTCAACACCAGAGGAGGGTGA